A genomic region of Eucalyptus grandis isolate ANBG69807.140 chromosome 5, ASM1654582v1, whole genome shotgun sequence contains the following coding sequences:
- the LOC120285877 gene encoding glyoxylate/hydroxypyruvate reductase HPR3-like has translation MASRPENGGAPPPPRVLLLRHPRHFSLIDRPLPDGFRFLKPWESPLPFDDFLSSADARSAEAILTSARAPVTADLLRRLPEVHLVVSTSAGHNHIDLAECRRRGIAVAGAGDTKSEEVADLAVGLLIDVLRKVSASDRYVRRGLWSSEGEFALGSKLGGKRVGIIGLGRIGLEVAKRLEAFGCAVSYNSRKKKPYVSYPFYSNVCELATNCDVLVICCGLNEQTHHMINREVLLALGKEGVIVNIGRGPIINEKEMVQLLVQGELGGAGLDVFEKEPYVPEELLGLDNVVLSPHAAVLTPETVSNLCDLIIGNLEAFFSNKPLLSPVLDE, from the exons ATGGCCTCTCGCCCCGAAAACGGCGGcgctcctccgccgccgcgcgtcctcctcctccggcaCCCCCGCCACTTCTCCCTCATCGACCGCCCCCTCCCCGACGGCTTCCGCTTCCTCAAGCCGTGGGAATCGCCGCTGCCCTTCGACGACTTCCTCTCCTCCGCCGACGCCCGCTCCGCCGAGGCGATCCTCACCTCCGCCAGGGCTCCCGTCACCGCCGACTTGCTCCGGCGGCTCCCCGAGGTCCACCTCGTCGTCAGCACCAGCGCGGGCCACAACCACATCGACCTGGCCGAGTGCCGGCGGCGGGGGATCGCGGTCGCCGGCGCGGGGGACACGAAGTCGGAGGAAGTGGCGGACTTGGCGGTCGGGCTGCTGATCGACGTGCTGCGGAAGGTCTCGGCCAGCGACCGGTACGTGAGGCGAGGATTGTGGAGTAGCGAGGGAGAATTTGCCCTTGGATCGAAG CTGGGAGGCAAGAGAGTTGGAATTATTGGATTGGGAAGGATTGGCTTGGAAGTTGCTAAGAGGCTTGAGGCCTTCGGGTGTGCTGTTTCATATaactcaaggaagaaaaagCCATATGTGTCGTACCCCTTCTATTCCAACGTCTGTGAGCTCGCCACTAACTGCGATGTCCTTGTAATCTGTTGTGGCCTGAATGAGCAAACCCATCACATGATCAATAGGGAAGTACTATTAGCTTTGGGGAAGGAAGGGGTGATTGTTAACATTGGGCGTGGACCAATTATCAATGAAAAGGAAATGGTGCAACTTCTAGTCCAGGGAGAGCTTGGAGGCGCTGGCTTAGACGTGTTTGAGAAGGAGCCTTATGTTCCTGAGGAGCTCCTTGGTCTTGATAATGTTGTACTGTCCCCGCATGCAGCTGTTCTTACCCCGGAAACCGTATCAAATTTATGTGATCTCATCATCGGGAACTTGGaagctttcttttcaaataagcCATTGCTTTCCCCTGTGTTGGATGAGTGA
- the LOC104444303 gene encoding glyoxylate/hydroxypyruvate reductase HPR3, translated as MASLPRNDGAPPPPPPPPPPPRVLLLRHPHHFSLIDRPLPDGFLFLKPWESPLPFDDFLSSADARAAEAIYSSGREPVTADMLRRLPEARLVVTTSAGLNHIDLAECRRRGVAIACSGDVYTDDVADLAVGLLIDVLRKLSASDRYVRRGSWRSEGEFALGSKLGGKRVGIVGLGRIGEEVAKRLEAFGCAISYHSRKKKPYVSYTFYPNVHELATNCDAIVICCGLTEKTHHMINREVLLALGKDGVIVNIGRGPIIDEKEMVQLLVQGELGGAGLDVFENEPSVPEELLTLDNVVLSPHRAVYTPETLSNLCDLVVGNLEAFFSNKPLLSPVTTAKLDSVGFS; from the exons ATGGCCTCTCTCCCCCGAAACGACGGCGCTCCTCCGCCGccccccccgccgccgcccccgccgcgcgtcctcctcctccggcaCCCCCACCACTTCTCCCTCATCGACCGCCCCCTCCCCGACGGCTTCCTCTTCCTCAAGCCGTGGGAATCCCCGCTCCCCTTCGACGACTTCCTCTCCTCCGCCGACGCCCGCGCCGCCGAGGCGATCTACTCCTCCGGCAGGGAGCCGGTCACCGCCGACATGCTCCGGCGGCTCCCGGAGGCCCGCCTCGTCGTCACCACCAGCGCGGGCCTCAACCACATCGACCTGGCCGAGTGCCGGAGGCGCGGGGTCGCGATCGCCTGCTCGGGGGACGTGTACACGGACGACGTGGCGGACTTGGCCGTCGGGCTGCTGATCGACGTGCTGAGGAAGCTGTCGGCGAGCGACCGGTACGTGAGGCGTGGGTCGTGGAGGAGCGAGGGTGAATTTGCGCTCGGATCGAAG CTGGGCGGCAAGAGAGTTGGAATTGTTGGATTGGGGAGGATTGGCGAGGAAGTTGCTAAAAGGCTTGAGGCCTTTGGATGTGCCATTTCATATCACTCAAGGAAGAAAAAGCCATACGTTTCGTACACTTTCTATCCCAATGTCCATGAGCTCGCCACTAACTGCGATGCCATTGTAATTTGTTGTGGCCTGACTGAGAAAACCCACCACATGATCAATAGGGAAGTACTATTAGCTCTGGGGAAGGATGGTGTGATTGTCAACATTGGGCGTGGACCGATTATTGATGAAAAGGAAATGGTGCAACTTCTAGTCCAGGGAGAGCTTGGAGGCGCTGGCTTAGATGTGTTTGAGAATGAGCCCAGTGTTCCTGAAGAGCTCCTCACTCTTGATAATGTCGTGTTATCACCGCATAGAGCTGTCTATACACCGGAAACCTTATCAAATTTATGCGATCTCGTTGTTGGGAACTTGGaagctttcttttcaaataagcCCTTGCTTTCTCCTGTTACCACCGCTAAACTCGATTCAGTTGGCTTTTCCTGA